A segment of the Bacillus licheniformis DSM 13 = ATCC 14580 genome:
CACTCTATTATAGCGGTATGCGAAAGGGAGAGTTATTAGCTCTCACATGGGGAGATATTGATTTTGACAGTAACACTATAAATATCGATAAGACCGTTTATAACCGAATAGTGACTAAACCAAAAACAACATCGTCTATACGAAAAATCATGATGCCTAAACACGTAATGAGGTTATTAGCTCAATTAAAAGCAAAAACCAAGACAAAAATGACATATGTAGTATTTGGGGAATTTCATGACCACATTTCAACTACAACACTAGATAGAAAATACGCTGAATACGTTAAGGCGGCAAAGGTTAAAAAAATTCGTCTACATGATTTCCGCCATTCACATGCTAGCTATTTAATTAACAGGAACACAATCCCATCTGTCGTGGCAAAAAGGCTCGGTCACAAGGATGTGGGCACAACACTCAACATATACAGCCATTTATATCCGAGCACAGAAAAAGAAGCCGTCCTCAAAATGGAAGACGACTTCAAGACTGCTGAAATTATTCACCTTAAAGAAGCTTGATACTCTAGCGCGTAAAAATTCTTACCACAATTCTTACCACGGTTTCATAAACCCTATCAAATCAACCTTAAAACTCAAAAGATGGAGACGGTGGGAGTCGAACCCACGTCCAGAAACGTCGATTGCTTCAGCGTCTACGAGCGTAGCCCTGCATATTTAGTTTCGCTCATCTTCGTGCCTGCGGGCGGGCCCTAGGAGAGCTAGTCTGATGAGTCTCTTCCTGCGCCCTCAGACGGGGGCGCAAGCGTAGCCTACTTCGTTATGGGCTCTTAACCGGCACATAGGCGATGCGGGCAAGAGCTCGCTGCGCTAATTAGGCAGCTAGTGCTAAGTTCTGGTTAGATTTGCCAGTTATATTTAGGTGCGTTTTTACGAGATCGCCTCTCGGCTCGCAGCTCAAGCTCGATCCGTCCCTGTCGAATCCGTAACGTCCCCTTGGATGAAAAGGAAGCCGGATCACTGGCTGCATCACTATTATAACAAGATCACGCGTCAATTCCAAATGGTAATGTCTGTGATCACGTTCATATAGGATAACATGAGTTCTGGCTTTAGATCAAGCCTTTTTGCCTGTCGCGGAACGCTCTTTCGATTTCGCGTTTGGCGTCTTTGCGCTTCAAGTCTTCGCGTTTGTCGAACTTCTTCTTCCCTTTTCCGAGACCGAGCAGCACTTTTGCGAAGCCGTTCTTCAAATAAATCTTGAGCGGTACGAGCGAATATCCCTGCTCTTTCGTCAAACCGATCAATTTGTTGATCTGCTTGCGGTGCATCAAAAGCTTTCTCGTTCGCAACGGATCATGGTTGTAGCGGTTCCCCTGCTCATACGGGCTGATGTGCATATTGTGGAGGAACACTTCTCCGCGTTCAATTTTGGCAAACGCGTCCTTTAAATTCACCCGACCGGCGCGAATGGACTTGATTTCCGTTCCTTGAAGCACGATGCCTGTTTCGTATGTTTCTTCTATGAAATAATCGTGATTTGCTTTTTTATTTTGGGAAACAACCTTCCCTTCTCCCTTTGGCATACGGCAACCTCCTCCCGCCTTCAATCTCACTAAAGGGCGGCGAATACGTATTATTCTATCAAATGAACGTTCGTCTTACAATTTCGCCGCCCTTTTTTTGACGTGTGCCGTCTATTTTTTCTTTTTCTTGCGTTTTTGTTTCGGCGCGTTTTGAAAACCGCGTTTTTTCTTTACTTTTTTCTTTTTCGGCTTGGTGAACCATTCCCCTTTGTCAGCCGATGGAGCCTCTCTTTTTGAAGCCTTTTTCTGCTTTGGCTCCGGCTTCTGCCGGCGGCGGGAGCCTTTCATGCCGACGATTTCAAAATCGATGTTCCGCTCGTCTTTATTGACGTCAACGACGCGGACCGTAATCTCATCGCCGATCCGGTACACGTTGCCCGTGCGCTCGCCGATCATCGCGTAGTGCTGTTCATCATAACGGTAGAAATCATCCGTCATAAAGCTGACGTGGACAAGCCCTTCGATCGTGTTCGGCAGCTCGACGAACATGCCGAAGTTCGTGACGGAGCTGATGACGCCGTCAAATTCTTCACCGATCTTATCCAGCATAAATTCGGTTTTTTTCAGATCGTCCGTTTCCCGCTCCGCATCTACGGCATTGCGTTCCATATTTGACGTATGCTCGGCGATCTCAGGCAGTTTCTCGGCCCATTTTTCCCTTGTCGCTTCGTCTGTCTTGCCCTGAATCAAATAGGTCCTGATCAGTCTGTGGACGATTAAGTCAGGATAGCGGCGAATCGGAGACGTGAAATGCGTGTAGAATTCAGTCGACAAGCCGAAGTGCCCCAGGCTTTGCGGATCGTATTTCGCCTGTTTCATCGACCTGAGCATAACCGTTGAAATTACGGCTTCTTCAGGACGATCCCTGACTTCTTCAAGCACGCTTTGCAGCGCTTTCGGATGGATACTTCCCGCCGTTCCTTTGACGACATAGCCGAATGTCGTAACGAACTCCAAAAATCTCTGCAGCTTTTCCTGATCTGGATCTTCGTGAATCCGGTAAATAAACGGAACATTCATCCAATGAAAGTGCTCAGCGACCGTTTCATTGGCGACAAGCATAAATTCTTCAATCAGCTTTTCAGCAGTCGACCGTTCTCTCAAGACGACGTCCTTCGCTTTTCCTTCTTCGTCGACGAGAACCTTCGCTTCCTTAAAGTCAAAGTCGACGGCTCCGCGTTCCATCCGCTTGCCGCGCAGAATCGCAGCCAAGTCTTCCATGTCTTTAAACATCGGGACAAGGGCCTCATACTTCTGTTTCAGCTCTTCATCATCATCGACTAAAATTTTGTTCACATCAGAATAAGTCATCCGCTCGGTCGTTTTAATGACGCTTTGAAAAATTTCGTGCTCGACGACTTGCCCTTGAGGATTAATGAGCATTTCGCATGACATTGTCAGCCTGTCGACCTTCGGATTCAAGGAGCAGATTCCATTTGACAGCCTGTGCGGGATCATCGGAATCACCCGGTCGACAAGGTAGACGCTCGTGCCGCGTTCATACGCTTCCTGGTCAATCGGAGATCCTTCCGTTACATAATGGCTGACGTCGGCAATGTGGACGCCGAGTTTATAATGGCCGTTTTTGAGTTTTGTGACGGTAACGGCATCGTCCAAGTCTTTGGCATCTGCGCCGTCGATCGTGACGATCGTTTGATCGCGCAGATCCCGTCTGCCTTCAAGATCTTTCTCATCGATTGTATCAGGCGTATTGCCGGCCTGTTCCATCGCCTCAGCCGGAAAGTCTCCCGGGAGGCCGTGCTTATGAATAATCGAAAGAATGTCGATGCCGGGATCGTTTTTATGACCGAGAATCTCGATGACTTCCCCTTCTGCACTCATCCGGCCTTCAGGATAGCTTGTCAGGCGGACGACGACTTTATGACCCTCGACGGCGCCGTTTTTGGCGTGCTTCGGAATAAAGATGTCATTCGTGATTTTTTTATCGTCGGGAATGACGAAGCCGAAGTTTTTCGTCTCTGTGTATGTGCCGACAATCTTCTGAATGTTGCGCTCGATGATGCGGATGATGGCCCCTTCTTTTTTTGTACCGCCGGATTCTGTGCTCAGGCGGACGAGCACGGTATCTCCGTTCATTGCTGTGTTCAGCTCAGACGGCGGAATGAAGACATCGTCAAGCGAGGAGTCTTCGGGAAGGACAAACGCGAAGCCTTTCGCGTGCGCCGACACCTTCCCTTTGATCAGATTCATTTTTTCGGGCAAACCGTAGCGGTTGCTTCTCGTTCTGACGACAAGCCCTTTTTCTTCAAGGGTTACAAGAGCTTTGACGAGCTCTTTGTATTCGTCCGAATCGGTGATTTCCAGCATCTCTTCCAGTTCCTGAACTGTAAGAGGTTTATATGCTTCTTCTTTCATAAAGGAGAGAAGCTTATCCATAAATTCTTCTTTTTCCACTAATCAGACCTCCTTATGTCTGCCAATCCAACGTTTCTAAAAATTGATACACATCCTTGTGCAGTGTTTCGCGTTCTTTATCCAATGTGATGGCATGACCTGATTCTTCATACCATTTCAGCTGCTTATCATCCGTTTCAACTTCATTGTAGATGATGTTTGCGCTATCCGTATTAATCATATGATCGTGGCGCGCCTGCACGACAAATGTAGGCGAATAGATCATGTCCACATGCTCTCTGACATCGGCAATCAAATCCTGCAGTGCTTTCAACGTGTTCATCGGCGTTTTTTTGAATTCTTCCATCTCAGCGTTAATCTGCTCCGCTGTCTTGCCTTCAAATTTCTTATAATTGCGGGCATAATCAAGCACACCCTCGTACATCGTCTCTTCGCTTTTGATGTACATCGGCGCGCACATTGGAACAATTCCCTTTATGGGTACAGTGTAACCCAATTTCAATGAAAAAACCCCTCCGAGAGACAGTCCGCAAGCGGCGATTTGTTCATATCCTTCCGATTTCAGATATTCATATCCGTCCATGACGTCTTTCCACCAGTCTTCCGGTCCTGTGGAGAGAAGTTCTTCTGGAGGCACGCCGTGGCCTTTATATTGGGGCGCATGGCATGTGTAGCCTTTTTCATTCAAATATCTTCCGAGCATTCTAACGTCCGCCGTGTTGCCCGTAAATCCGTGCAGCAGCAGGACGGCTTTTTTTCCGCCTTTAAATGTGAAAGGTTGTGGTTTGACAATTTTCATGATTCACTGTCTCCTTTTCATATGTATTCTTCCACGTTTAGTCTTGAAACAAACTTTATCAATCGGCCGGCCCCTTCAGACAAAGACCGGCAAATAGGAAAAAGGCCTGACTTGAACATCAGACCTCATGCTTCATTGTCTTATACAAAGTAAGCAAGCGCAATCGTTAAGAAAAAGAAAAGCACGGTTAAAACGACCGTCATCCGGTGAAGAATCAAATCAAGTCCTCTTGCTTTCTGCTTTCCGAAAAGCTGCTCGGCTCCGCCGGAAATCGCGCCTGATAATCCGGCGCTTTTGCCGGATTGCAGTAAAACGACAACGATTAATACGATACTTACAATCACTAATAAGACCGTTAAAAATGCGGCCATAACCTACACCTCCAGACAAACTGGCTGACAATAGTTTTATTTTACATGAAAAGCAAGCGCATGTCACGAGCGTTTCGAACAGCTTTTTTTATTTTTTCCCAGCGCCGGAATAAGGTATACAAAAAAAGAGAGCGGCTCTGCTCCCTTTCCTGCGGAATATGTAATCACATTTATTTCTTTTCTGACAGTGCCGCCATCATATCTTCCAGGAGCATTTCCGCTCCGCGCGGGCTGAGTACGATTTTGCCGCCCGCATACGTTTTATTTTTCGTGGTGATGTCGCCGGTCATCAAACATGCCATGTTTGCGGCGTATTTTGTCAAAATGATGTTTTCGCCGTCGGTATATATTTCGAGCGGGTCCTTTTCATTGATATTCAGCACCCTGCGCATTTCGACCGGGAGAACGACTCTGCCGAGCTCATCGATTCTCCGGACAATCCCGGTATTTTTCACGTTTGAAAAGCCTCCTTTTCTCCTTTCTTTATTGACTTTTGTCAACATCTTTATAATAAAAGAGATCTTCAAATTTTTTGTTGAAATACTGAATCATCTTTCCGATCACAAGTTGTCCGGGCCTCCTTTCGCCATTTAAAACTCTGCTGAGTGTCGCCGGGGATACGCCGATTTCAATGGCAAGCTGATTTAAGGAGAGATTGTGTTCAATCATGTACTGGAGAACAAAATCTCTTTTGATATGAATCTTTTTTACCATGATTACTCCCCTTTCTAATCTCTTATGTTTCTTTTTATCTACATTGAACATATACGATTTGTTAACTTTTGTCAATACTTTTACCATCCATATGTTTCCTATAGGCAATATTCGTACTAAAATATTTTATAATAAGAGATTGCGAGGTTTTGGCCATGACGAACTTTGGACACCATTTACGACAATTAAGGGAACGGAAAAAACTGACCGTCAATCAACTGGCGATGTATTCCGGCGTCAGTTCGGCAGGCATTTCGCGAATCGAAAACGGAAAGCGCGGCGTGCCGAAGCCGGCGACGATCAGAAAACTGGCGGACGCTTTGAAAGTCCCGTATGAGGAACTGATGGCATCTGCAGGCTATATCAGCGCGTCTACAGTCCAGGAAGCAAGAAGCAGCTATGATTCCATTTACGACATCGTGTCACAGTACGATTTAGAGGACCTTTCTCTGTTTGACAGCGAAAAGTGGAAGGTGCTTTCAAAAAAAGACATCGAAAACCTGGACAAATATTTCGACTTTCTCGTGCAGGAAGCAAGCAGCCGAAACAAAAACTGAATACTTCTCCGCGGCACACTCTCCTCTCTATCATTTTCGTCTGTTTACGATCCTGCTGTTATTTTATCCCTTATGTTAACTTTTGTCAATATTTTTCCTGTCTAAGTATTTCCTATAGTCAACATTTGTATTAAAATGTTCATATCATGAATTTGCGGGGGGGGGATGGCGATGACAAGGTTCGGCGAGCGGCTCAAAGAGCTGAGGGAACAAAGAAGCCTGTCGGTTAATCAGCTTGCCATGTATGCCGGTGTGAGCGCCGCAGCCATTTCCAGAATCGAAAACGGCCACCGCGGCGTTCCCAAGCCCGCGACGATCAGAAAATTGGCCGAGGCTCTGAAAATGCCGTACGAGCAGCTCATGGATATTGCCGGTTATATGAGAGCTGACGAGATTCGCGAACAGCCGCGCGGCTATGTCACGATGCAGGAGATCGCGGCCAAGCACGGCGTCGAAGACCTGTGGCTGTTTAAACCCGAGAAATGGGACTGTTTGTCCCGCGAAGACCTGCTCAACCTCGAACAGTATTTTCATTTTTTGGTTAATGAAGCGAAGAAGCGCCAATCATAAAAAGCCGAATTTCCCTTTTAGGAGAAGTTCGGCTTTTTTCGGCTGCCTTAAGCGGCATCCGGATTCGGCGTCTTGCCTTTATGATGCTTAACGGGGCTCAGCGCACGCTCGAGCCATCCCATGAACAGATCGGCGATGATCGCCATCAGCGCCGTCGGGATCGCGCCTGCTAGAATGATCGCTGTTCCGTTGGTCGCGTTTGATCCCCTGACAATGATATCCCCGAGGCCGCCTGCGCCGACAAACGTGCCGATGGCCGTAATGCCGATCGCGATGACGAGCGCGGTTCTGAGCCCCGCCATAATGACCGACAAGGCGAGGGGAAGCTCCACCATCCGGAGCACTTGAAATTTCGTCATGCCCATCGCCTTCCCTGATTCAAGATAGGCATGCTCGATGCTGGCGATTCCCGTATATGTGTTTCGAATGATCGGCAACAGCGAATACAAAAACAATGAAAGAATCACCGTGTTTGCGCCGAGCCCCATGACAAGCATCAAGACGGCGAGCATCGCCAGCGCCGGAACCGTTTGAATGACATTAGTGATGGAAAAGACCCATTTGCTGATTTTACGGTATCTGGCGATGAAAATGCCGGCCGGGATGCCGACGACGGCGGCGAACAATACGCCGTATGCCGACATTAAAAAGTGGCGGTAAAATTCCCCCAGCACATAGCCGCCGTTTTGCGCGTAATACGTCCAAAGCTGCTGCAGCACTTCCATTTGTCATCCCCTCCTTTTACTCAAAATAATTGTGCTTCTTTAAAAACTCGGCCGCGACGACAGAAGGCTCTTTCAGCTTTCCATCGACTTCGTAATTGAGCTCCTGCATCGTTTCGGTGTCGATTTTTCCAATCAGTTTATTGATGGTCTCTTCAA
Coding sequences within it:
- a CDS encoding transcriptional regulator; amino-acid sequence: MTNFGHHLRQLRERKKLTVNQLAMYSGVSSAGISRIENGKRGVPKPATIRKLADALKVPYEELMASAGYISASTVQEARSSYDSIYDIVSQYDLEDLSLFDSEKWKVLSKKDIENLDKYFDFLVQEASSRNKN
- a CDS encoding helix-turn-helix domain-containing protein, with the protein product MTRFGERLKELREQRSLSVNQLAMYAGVSAAAISRIENGHRGVPKPATIRKLAEALKMPYEQLMDIAGYMRADEIREQPRGYVTMQEIAAKHGVEDLWLFKPEKWDCLSREDLLNLEQYFHFLVNEAKKRQS
- the secG gene encoding preprotein translocase subunit SecG, with the translated sequence MAAFLTVLLVIVSIVLIVVVLLQSGKSAGLSGAISGGAEQLFGKQKARGLDLILHRMTVVLTVLFFFLTIALAYFV
- a CDS encoding helix-turn-helix domain-containing protein, with amino-acid sequence MMVKKIHIKRDFVLQYMIEHNLSLNQLAIEIGVSPATLSRVLNGERRPGQLVIGKMIQYFNKKFEDLFYYKDVDKSQ
- a CDS encoding alpha/beta hydrolase, translating into MKIVKPQPFTFKGGKKAVLLLHGFTGNTADVRMLGRYLNEKGYTCHAPQYKGHGVPPEELLSTGPEDWWKDVMDGYEYLKSEGYEQIAACGLSLGGVFSLKLGYTVPIKGIVPMCAPMYIKSEETMYEGVLDYARNYKKFEGKTAEQINAEMEEFKKTPMNTLKALQDLIADVREHVDMIYSPTFVVQARHDHMINTDSANIIYNEVETDDKQLKWYEESGHAITLDKERETLHKDVYQFLETLDWQT
- the smpB gene encoding SsrA-binding protein SmpB, translating into MPKGEGKVVSQNKKANHDYFIEETYETGIVLQGTEIKSIRAGRVNLKDAFAKIERGEVFLHNMHISPYEQGNRYNHDPLRTRKLLMHRKQINKLIGLTKEQGYSLVPLKIYLKNGFAKVLLGLGKGKKKFDKREDLKRKDAKREIERAFRDRQKGLI
- a CDS encoding AbrB/MazE/SpoVT family DNA-binding domain-containing protein, giving the protein MKNTGIVRRIDELGRVVLPVEMRRVLNINEKDPLEIYTDGENIILTKYAANMACLMTGDITTKNKTYAGGKIVLSPRGAEMLLEDMMAALSEKK
- a CDS encoding ABC transporter permease, with the translated sequence MEVLQQLWTYYAQNGGYVLGEFYRHFLMSAYGVLFAAVVGIPAGIFIARYRKISKWVFSITNVIQTVPALAMLAVLMLVMGLGANTVILSLFLYSLLPIIRNTYTGIASIEHAYLESGKAMGMTKFQVLRMVELPLALSVIMAGLRTALVIAIGITAIGTFVGAGGLGDIIVRGSNATNGTAIILAGAIPTALMAIIADLFMGWLERALSPVKHHKGKTPNPDAA
- the rnr gene encoding ribonuclease R, giving the protein MEKEEFMDKLLSFMKEEAYKPLTVQELEEMLEITDSDEYKELVKALVTLEEKGLVVRTRSNRYGLPEKMNLIKGKVSAHAKGFAFVLPEDSSLDDVFIPPSELNTAMNGDTVLVRLSTESGGTKKEGAIIRIIERNIQKIVGTYTETKNFGFVIPDDKKITNDIFIPKHAKNGAVEGHKVVVRLTSYPEGRMSAEGEVIEILGHKNDPGIDILSIIHKHGLPGDFPAEAMEQAGNTPDTIDEKDLEGRRDLRDQTIVTIDGADAKDLDDAVTVTKLKNGHYKLGVHIADVSHYVTEGSPIDQEAYERGTSVYLVDRVIPMIPHRLSNGICSLNPKVDRLTMSCEMLINPQGQVVEHEIFQSVIKTTERMTYSDVNKILVDDDEELKQKYEALVPMFKDMEDLAAILRGKRMERGAVDFDFKEAKVLVDEEGKAKDVVLRERSTAEKLIEEFMLVANETVAEHFHWMNVPFIYRIHEDPDQEKLQRFLEFVTTFGYVVKGTAGSIHPKALQSVLEEVRDRPEEAVISTVMLRSMKQAKYDPQSLGHFGLSTEFYTHFTSPIRRYPDLIVHRLIRTYLIQGKTDEATREKWAEKLPEIAEHTSNMERNAVDAERETDDLKKTEFMLDKIGEEFDGVISSVTNFGMFVELPNTIEGLVHVSFMTDDFYRYDEQHYAMIGERTGNVYRIGDEITVRVVDVNKDERNIDFEIVGMKGSRRRQKPEPKQKKASKREAPSADKGEWFTKPKKKKVKKKRGFQNAPKQKRKKKKK